The following are encoded in a window of Rubellicoccus peritrichatus genomic DNA:
- a CDS encoding GDSL-type esterase/lipase family protein — MKSIRLITYLVFAISIAGISAQAQSTDAGKNYPDPSTRFVKPIEKFEAADAKKMPPEGAIVCIGSSSMRGWHGSIQKDLDPLTIIPRGFGGSNMNDALYYADRIVIPYKPRAVVVYEGDNDVAQKVSPEKIADTTRAFVDKIHAELPDCRIYFLSVKPSIRRWDMWPDMVKTNELIEAICAEDDRLTYIDVATVMLDEEGMPKKHIFKKDDLHMTRDGYALWRDQVRPVLIEKELEFEQQ, encoded by the coding sequence ATGAAAAGCATAAGACTCATAACATACCTTGTATTCGCAATCAGTATTGCGGGTATCTCTGCCCAGGCCCAAAGCACCGACGCTGGTAAGAATTACCCGGATCCCAGCACACGCTTTGTCAAACCGATTGAAAAATTTGAAGCAGCCGATGCAAAGAAGATGCCCCCCGAGGGCGCTATCGTTTGTATCGGTAGCTCCAGCATGCGGGGCTGGCATGGCTCTATCCAAAAGGACCTCGACCCACTGACGATCATCCCGCGTGGCTTTGGCGGCAGCAACATGAACGACGCCCTATACTATGCAGATCGAATCGTGATCCCATACAAGCCCCGTGCCGTAGTCGTCTACGAAGGCGACAATGATGTCGCCCAGAAAGTCTCACCAGAGAAGATTGCCGATACAACACGTGCCTTCGTTGACAAAATTCACGCGGAACTGCCCGACTGTCGAATTTACTTTTTATCCGTAAAACCCAGCATACGCCGATGGGACATGTGGCCGGACATGGTGAAAACCAATGAGCTGATCGAAGCAATATGCGCCGAGGACGATCGTCTAACCTACATTGACGTCGCAACCGTAATGCTGGACGAAGAAGGCATGCCCAAGAAACATATTTTCAAGAAAGATGACCTGCACATGACCCGGGACGGCTACGCCCTGTGGCGCGATCAAGTCCGTCCCGTGCTGATCGAAAAAGAACTGGAATTCGAACAACAATGA
- a CDS encoding flagellar filament outer layer protein FlaA encodes MQNISYINWGKRVVSILLMSALGTALTSADTQTVVISDMNLEGEFKELSYSTAKGRMAVRGEQPPSLAGKGDSPEKSLGVKVDWPGGEGFRFYQVVPSSAQQPIPYPVKKAKVWLNGGDSKHFVEMLFLDANGDKKKLGFKRIDFAGWKQLSRDIPASWKQPLTFAGFNFHDHNTREPGEMTVYISRVEVDVDTDQGFASKSPGSVARNTDDKW; translated from the coding sequence ATGCAAAATATATCGTATATTAATTGGGGAAAACGAGTTGTTTCGATTCTGTTAATGAGTGCATTAGGCACTGCACTAACAAGTGCTGATACGCAGACTGTTGTGATTAGCGATATGAATTTAGAAGGTGAATTCAAAGAGCTGTCATACAGTACGGCTAAGGGGCGTATGGCAGTCAGAGGAGAGCAGCCGCCAAGCCTTGCCGGCAAGGGCGACTCTCCGGAAAAATCACTTGGCGTTAAAGTGGATTGGCCGGGAGGCGAAGGGTTCCGTTTTTATCAAGTAGTCCCTTCATCGGCTCAACAACCGATTCCCTATCCGGTTAAGAAGGCAAAGGTTTGGCTCAACGGTGGGGACTCCAAACACTTTGTTGAGATGCTGTTCCTTGATGCCAATGGCGACAAGAAGAAGCTTGGATTTAAGCGGATTGATTTCGCTGGTTGGAAGCAACTGTCCAGAGACATTCCTGCAAGTTGGAAGCAACCATTAACATTTGCTGGGTTTAATTTCCACGATCATAACACTAGGGAACCAGGTGAAATGACGGTTTACATATCTCGTGTCGAAGTAGACGTTGACACGGATCAAGGCTTTGCGAGCAAGTCGCCTGGCTCTGTGGCCAGAAATACAGACGATAAGTGGTAA
- a CDS encoding PEP-CTERM sorting domain-containing protein gives MKDYNMTDSIPSMLLQKLKSGPASAAAGALLLAAGAFIPLQSNAVLIGYEGFDTPGEYTANTDLVNGSGGTNWTGNWLNSLDSGEADSLRTDTPGLTYTDGNTVSLQTTPGGAYQQSASTNDRVDAYYRQFALPAPVQPGDQFWISALINVTSGTSGWNITLDDDSVPSGGNGIGFGRNNFQGNVVTGIIQTQAGTLTPVDSVPSGVANFIVARITVDGTSVSGNPTVDVWANPDLDTNLSIVAVGGGEGTFSRSYGSMGSIQNVSVFSHQNNEVIFDEIRIGTTMQDVMVAIPEPSAMAALFAGITLLGTMVLRRRR, from the coding sequence ATGAAAGATTATAATATGACAGACTCAATCCCATCGATGTTACTTCAGAAGCTTAAAAGTGGCCCTGCGAGTGCTGCAGCCGGTGCGCTTTTATTGGCAGCCGGTGCATTCATTCCTCTGCAATCTAATGCCGTTTTGATTGGTTACGAGGGCTTTGATACGCCAGGTGAATACACGGCCAACACAGACCTTGTTAACGGTAGCGGTGGTACGAATTGGACTGGTAACTGGCTGAATTCACTGGATTCTGGTGAGGCTGATTCTTTGAGAACAGACACTCCAGGCCTTACATACACGGATGGGAATACAGTGTCCTTACAAACCACACCGGGTGGAGCTTACCAACAAAGTGCGTCTACTAATGATCGCGTTGATGCGTATTATCGTCAGTTTGCACTTCCAGCACCTGTTCAGCCTGGTGATCAATTCTGGATTAGCGCTCTTATTAATGTGACGAGTGGCACCAGTGGCTGGAATATTACCTTGGATGATGATTCAGTGCCTTCCGGTGGCAATGGTATCGGGTTTGGTCGAAATAATTTTCAAGGAAATGTTGTTACCGGAATCATTCAGACTCAAGCTGGAACCCTTACTCCAGTTGATTCAGTTCCATCTGGTGTGGCTAATTTTATTGTTGCTCGCATAACCGTTGACGGGACAAGTGTTTCAGGTAATCCGACGGTGGATGTGTGGGCTAATCCTGATTTAGACACTAACCTTTCAATTGTGGCAGTCGGTGGCGGTGAGGGAACCTTTAGTCGCAGCTACGGATCGATGGGTAGTATCCAGAATGTGTCTGTTTTTAGTCACCAGAATAATGAAGTTATTTTTGACGAGATTCGAATCGGCACCACCATGCAGGATGTAATGGTTGCTATTCCCGAGCCGTCTGCAATGGCAGCTTTGTTTGCTGGTATTACTTTGTTAGGCACGATGGTCCTACGTCGTCGTCGTTAG
- a CDS encoding malectin domain-containing carbohydrate-binding protein yields MMTASRYFSLFFSSFVFLGSLGLSVLDGKPVEAFEDRSFTLDGYGDVMPYRLYVPEHYDPARSYPLIINLHGLGGSGGNDKHMIDHAGGAMYFADDSFQAREPSFVLIPQEPSSTSKHWHQSPVRYIFEGLLDAIEEEFSIDEDRIYLGGTSMGGHGAWKSVFFMPNRFAALFPTAGWSSSGNAPGIKHVPIWDFHASDDSVVNVRGSRNMVEAVRNAGGSVVYTEYTSGGHVLGVAANRQVELQNWLMAQRRGRPATGIPLLDIQSVIKGDTLTLSGIANNGAPGVERVEWQNNRGGSGTALGTDEWAISGIVLQEGVNVIRVTGYGPAPVSSGLPGETSFNQVIEIDYVPTVDVSPPTLQVDVPVLVSGRFETTASSIVIGGVAADNESVASVAWSSVPAGSGDASGLEVWSANVPLEEGENVITVTVEDTAGNCAQQILRVMRVSTVNAPPNVLAGPDATIIAPEHSLLMESYVGDDGLPNAATLLWTQVSGPPGVVFDDPAAIRPVARFPKVGDYVLELTACDGEYCVSDQVVVSVRPQAVPDPDDVVVAINVNGPRYTGSDGVAYMEGDDSLFEDPDYSFAGSNYDEPDSVIVGTPDPTLYQTAYWSRSSFEFRVPLPNGDYVVTLKMLDFTNNAGVNIRDIFIGGNRVLEKYDVLEHVPKLTAHDLDIPVTVSDGELFLYHEDFGYRSLLAAIVVRDALPPAANTGPTVDAGEGLTVPLNASGRPAPSVDDDGALPGWLFPELRWSQVSGPGTAYFSDESALSPHVTFSEAGTYVLSLVADDGEFEFSDTVSVDAVASASPQVRFDFGSGSTPEFGWNVVSGHSNAVHVDAVDENGESTGIGLAVTAGFLNKDKTGKTESVLYNADAVKDGFYTNLHRVAEVTLSGLDPDKLYDITIYASTTSDIDAEGVYTVGGVVRTLQAYDNTTETVTLPDLAPDTGGNIVLSARASDATGRVVISVLAVSEKFVPTVPPGFSAWIRSLYPDVESDDPMIAMDSDPQGRGLTNFEAYALAAPPGATKASVGPVIGFANDMVGLTFNIRTESDLAYRVMASENLIDWIEIAVLDPADGAWGGAAVVEEGGAGSDVITVQDDNPLTDGSGRFLMLEALPRF; encoded by the coding sequence ATGATGACCGCGTCGCGATATTTCTCTTTGTTTTTTTCTTCATTTGTATTTCTCGGTTCGCTGGGTTTGTCTGTGCTTGATGGAAAGCCAGTGGAGGCTTTTGAGGACCGTAGTTTCACGTTGGATGGCTATGGTGATGTAATGCCTTATCGCTTGTATGTGCCTGAGCATTATGACCCTGCCAGGAGTTATCCGCTTATTATCAATCTGCATGGATTGGGTGGTAGTGGAGGGAATGATAAGCATATGATTGATCATGCGGGTGGGGCCATGTACTTCGCTGATGACTCTTTTCAGGCTCGGGAGCCGTCATTTGTTTTGATTCCGCAGGAGCCATCTTCAACCTCGAAGCATTGGCATCAGAGTCCTGTTCGCTATATTTTTGAGGGATTGCTTGATGCGATAGAGGAAGAATTCAGTATTGATGAAGATCGTATTTATCTTGGTGGAACTTCGATGGGTGGGCATGGGGCCTGGAAGTCTGTGTTTTTCATGCCGAATCGATTTGCTGCGCTTTTTCCGACGGCAGGCTGGAGTTCTTCTGGCAATGCTCCTGGCATTAAGCACGTTCCGATATGGGATTTTCATGCCTCGGATGACTCAGTGGTCAATGTGAGAGGGTCCAGGAATATGGTGGAGGCTGTTCGTAATGCAGGTGGGTCTGTTGTTTACACTGAATATACGAGTGGCGGTCATGTGCTTGGTGTTGCTGCAAACAGGCAGGTTGAATTACAAAACTGGTTGATGGCTCAGCGTCGAGGCAGGCCGGCGACTGGGATTCCTCTTCTTGATATCCAAAGTGTGATCAAGGGAGATACGCTTACCTTGTCTGGGATTGCTAATAATGGTGCACCTGGTGTTGAGCGTGTGGAATGGCAGAATAACCGTGGTGGTAGTGGTACTGCTCTTGGGACTGATGAATGGGCCATTTCTGGGATTGTGCTTCAGGAGGGGGTTAACGTTATTCGGGTGACGGGGTATGGCCCTGCTCCGGTCAGTAGTGGCCTTCCTGGTGAGACTTCGTTTAACCAGGTTATTGAGATTGATTATGTGCCGACTGTTGATGTTAGTCCTCCGACGCTTCAAGTCGATGTTCCGGTTTTGGTGTCGGGTAGGTTTGAGACGACAGCTTCGTCTATTGTCATAGGTGGAGTTGCCGCAGATAATGAGTCAGTTGCTTCTGTAGCATGGAGCAGTGTGCCGGCTGGTAGTGGTGATGCTAGTGGTTTGGAGGTGTGGAGCGCTAATGTTCCTTTGGAGGAAGGGGAGAATGTTATTACGGTGACGGTTGAAGATACTGCCGGAAATTGCGCTCAACAGATTCTTCGCGTTATGCGTGTTTCGACGGTGAATGCGCCGCCGAATGTGTTGGCTGGTCCAGATGCGACAATAATTGCTCCTGAGCATTCCTTGTTAATGGAGAGTTATGTCGGTGATGATGGTTTACCGAATGCGGCGACTCTGCTTTGGACGCAAGTGTCTGGTCCGCCCGGGGTGGTTTTTGATGATCCTGCTGCGATTAGGCCAGTTGCTCGTTTTCCTAAAGTGGGTGATTATGTGTTGGAGCTTACGGCATGTGATGGGGAGTATTGTGTCAGTGATCAGGTGGTGGTTAGTGTGCGTCCGCAGGCTGTCCCTGACCCTGATGATGTTGTTGTAGCGATCAATGTGAATGGGCCTCGCTACACTGGTTCGGATGGTGTGGCTTACATGGAAGGGGATGACTCGCTTTTTGAGGACCCGGATTATTCTTTTGCCGGTAGTAACTATGATGAGCCAGATAGTGTGATTGTTGGGACGCCTGATCCGACTCTTTATCAGACTGCCTACTGGTCTCGCTCCAGTTTTGAGTTTCGTGTGCCTTTGCCTAATGGCGATTATGTGGTGACGCTTAAAATGTTGGATTTTACTAATAATGCAGGTGTGAATATAAGGGATATCTTTATTGGGGGGAATCGGGTTCTGGAGAAATATGATGTTCTTGAGCATGTCCCGAAGTTGACTGCGCATGATTTGGATATTCCTGTTACGGTAAGTGACGGTGAGCTATTCCTTTACCATGAAGATTTTGGCTATCGCTCTCTTCTTGCCGCGATTGTTGTTCGGGACGCACTGCCTCCGGCTGCGAATACGGGACCGACGGTCGATGCCGGTGAGGGGCTAACGGTTCCTCTTAATGCCTCTGGGCGACCGGCTCCGTCTGTGGATGATGATGGTGCATTGCCCGGATGGCTGTTTCCGGAGTTGCGCTGGAGTCAGGTGAGTGGACCTGGTACAGCTTATTTTTCGGATGAGTCTGCGTTAAGCCCTCATGTTACTTTTTCGGAGGCCGGAACTTATGTTCTTTCCCTGGTTGCTGATGATGGGGAGTTTGAGTTTTCTGATACTGTCAGTGTTGATGCTGTTGCTTCGGCGTCACCTCAGGTTCGTTTCGATTTTGGTAGTGGGAGTACTCCAGAGTTTGGGTGGAATGTCGTTAGTGGCCATAGTAATGCGGTGCATGTTGACGCTGTCGACGAGAATGGTGAATCAACGGGAATTGGGCTAGCTGTGACAGCTGGCTTCCTGAATAAGGATAAGACCGGGAAAACTGAATCAGTTCTTTATAATGCCGATGCGGTCAAGGATGGCTTTTATACGAATCTGCATCGTGTGGCAGAGGTTACGCTGTCTGGATTGGATCCGGATAAACTGTATGACATAACGATTTATGCATCTACAACTAGTGATATTGATGCTGAGGGCGTTTATACTGTTGGCGGGGTTGTACGAACGCTTCAAGCTTACGATAACACAACCGAGACTGTTACGCTGCCGGATTTGGCTCCCGATACAGGAGGAAACATTGTGCTTTCGGCTCGAGCGAGTGATGCTACGGGTCGAGTGGTGATTAGTGTGCTAGCTGTTAGTGAGAAGTTTGTGCCCACGGTTCCGCCTGGTTTCTCTGCGTGGATTCGTAGTCTTTATCCAGATGTTGAATCTGATGACCCGATGATTGCAATGGATTCTGATCCGCAGGGGCGTGGCCTGACGAATTTTGAGGCCTATGCTTTGGCCGCGCCTCCAGGTGCAACTAAGGCATCCGTTGGGCCTGTGATCGGTTTTGCGAACGATATGGTCGGTCTCACATTCAATATTAGGACTGAGTCTGATTTGGCTTATCGCGTCATGGCATCGGAAAATCTTATCGACTGGATAGAGATTGCTGTGCTGGACCCGGCTGATGGTGCCTGGGGTGGTGCGGCGGTCGTTGAGGAAGGGGGAGCGGGCTCGGATGTTATTACCGTTCAGGATGATAATCCGCTTACCGATGGAAGTGGGCGTTTCTTGATGCTGGAGGCTCTTCCGCGTTTTTAG
- a CDS encoding class I adenylate-forming enzyme family protein: MAFINTDIEKGLGDLLDRNVEVQPDAPCLYYGESIITFADIHRNAERLAIALSHSGIQTGDRVAVMMLNRPEMVYAFFACFRLGVLVVPLNTRYKRREIAYALEHSGARALIVGANFFTTVKPLCAKEELHEHTIIVDGAEQGIEDWIDYDHFVNQSYDAIEWPEVHPDLPAVMLHTSGSTANPKGVIHSHRTLFHVARMNCNVYQVDKLVGPSLVYLSICYIGGLGWQLLRNMFAGKPCVFLLKKEPGELLKAFAKHKCSEIVLLPTDAILMIEHPDAAKMDWSSLMVMGSGGDKVSPDLQDAFYKLTGVRITEGYGMTECGPATVNLVYGPKVVGSMGKAVDGVELRITNAAKEVLPNGEVGDLWVKSPGNMVEYWNNPQTTAETLIDGWLKTGDLATCDENGYYWFHGRSKLIIVRGGSNIAPQEVEEVIDHHPAVMSCCVVGVPDPKWGEIVRAYVELHQDYSPKPTEDEIIEYARHHIATYKSPEQVILVDEMPTNSTGKMDRARMRKMATE; encoded by the coding sequence ATGGCATTCATAAATACCGATATAGAAAAAGGATTAGGTGACTTGCTAGATCGCAATGTGGAAGTGCAACCTGATGCACCCTGTCTGTATTATGGCGAGTCGATTATTACTTTTGCTGATATCCACCGGAATGCCGAACGCTTGGCAATCGCACTTAGCCATTCCGGCATCCAGACTGGCGACCGGGTGGCGGTAATGATGTTGAATCGTCCGGAGATGGTTTATGCTTTTTTCGCGTGTTTTCGACTTGGAGTGCTGGTTGTTCCATTGAATACACGATACAAGCGGCGTGAGATTGCTTATGCTTTGGAGCATTCCGGAGCGCGGGCTTTGATCGTTGGTGCCAATTTCTTCACTACGGTCAAACCTTTATGTGCCAAAGAGGAATTACACGAGCATACTATTATTGTAGACGGAGCAGAACAGGGCATCGAGGATTGGATTGATTATGACCATTTTGTGAATCAATCTTACGATGCAATCGAATGGCCTGAAGTGCACCCGGACCTGCCTGCCGTGATGCTACACACTTCAGGGTCAACTGCGAATCCGAAAGGTGTTATTCATAGTCACCGGACACTCTTTCATGTGGCTCGTATGAATTGTAATGTTTACCAGGTTGATAAATTAGTGGGGCCGTCACTTGTCTATCTGTCCATTTGTTACATTGGTGGTCTTGGTTGGCAACTGCTGCGTAACATGTTTGCGGGAAAGCCCTGTGTTTTTCTTTTGAAGAAGGAGCCCGGTGAGCTTTTGAAAGCTTTTGCAAAACATAAATGCAGTGAAATCGTTCTCTTACCCACCGATGCCATACTCATGATAGAGCATCCTGATGCAGCTAAGATGGATTGGAGTTCACTTATGGTCATGGGCTCGGGTGGCGATAAGGTTTCACCAGACCTGCAAGATGCGTTTTATAAACTCACTGGGGTGCGTATCACCGAAGGCTATGGGATGACTGAATGTGGACCGGCTACAGTGAATCTGGTCTATGGTCCGAAAGTTGTCGGCTCCATGGGAAAAGCGGTTGATGGTGTCGAGTTACGCATCACGAATGCCGCCAAAGAAGTGCTGCCAAATGGAGAAGTCGGAGACCTTTGGGTCAAGTCACCAGGAAATATGGTGGAATATTGGAATAATCCTCAAACCACTGCAGAGACGCTGATTGATGGTTGGTTGAAAACGGGTGATCTGGCAACGTGTGATGAAAACGGTTATTACTGGTTTCACGGCAGAAGCAAATTGATCATCGTTCGAGGAGGTTCCAATATTGCGCCACAGGAAGTTGAGGAAGTAATCGATCATCACCCGGCAGTTATGAGCTGCTGTGTCGTGGGTGTGCCAGACCCGAAGTGGGGGGAGATCGTCCGTGCCTACGTCGAGCTTCATCAGGATTATAGTCCCAAGCCAACCGAAGACGAGATCATCGAATACGCTCGTCATCACATTGCGACTTATAAGTCTCCTGAGCAGGTGATCCTGGTTGATGAGATGCCTACTAATTCCACTGGGAAAATGGATCGCGCTAGAATGAGAAAAATGGCTACTGAGTGA
- the priA gene encoding replication restart helicase PriA, translating to MNSTDRLIEVMPIAGIETPLAYAVPSGVRGCMEIGALVRIPLQNRTCLGVVVREGSDQKVPAGKLKYVIDGLFNEPVLTPELITLSKWMRRYYAASVESVFETMIPSAVRQEMSPKMHRLLSVRQVLNDEELQALDKRAPKQAEVYRFVQQQPLPVARGLIMGRLKVSAASIDSLTKKNILTERAEREERVVYSDVLSNAEKVSEVAVELTEEQAAAEEDIAASIAAGEFRVHLLHGVTGSGKTEVYLHAMRRVLDSGGSIVYLVPEVALTPQTVSRLRGRFEQAGDKIVVWHSHLSNGERLDAWMTLARGEARVVVGARSAIFAPIQNLRLVVVDEEHEPAYKQAETPRYHGRDVAVYRAMLSKAVCVLGSATPSLESLYNIQTKNYRVNRLTKRIDDRQLPIVHLVDMRRERLNPDGSANISAMLAEKLQDRQDKAEQSILFLNRRGYSSSMNCPDCGFVAMCEHCDVMLTYHRPEQQLKCHICGFHQPAPSGCPQCKSSKVRWRGYGTQRIEEVIGKIVPGAKIVRLDTDTMSKKNLFRKILGDFRTGKIDILIGTQMIAKGLDFPNVTLVGLVDADVSLHIPDFRAAERTFQLLVQVSGRAGRGDKAGEVVVQTLMPHSPPIQYARQADFDGFLDAELEQRREFNYPPYRHLVRHLFRGRNPEKVQFYAEQWAKKLEKELTEPIEIRGPVAAPLEKMKDQYRFHLWYFVGNVSRTLPYITAIRDAFKLDDDVIDVLDVDPVDMV from the coding sequence ATGAATTCTACGGACAGGCTTATTGAGGTGATGCCCATTGCAGGCATTGAAACCCCTTTGGCCTATGCTGTTCCTTCGGGAGTTCGTGGATGCATGGAGATCGGTGCGTTAGTTCGTATTCCCTTGCAGAATCGAACCTGCCTTGGCGTTGTTGTGCGTGAAGGCAGCGACCAGAAGGTTCCGGCAGGAAAGCTCAAATACGTCATTGACGGTCTCTTTAATGAGCCTGTCTTAACGCCTGAGCTCATTACGCTTTCGAAGTGGATGAGACGATACTATGCTGCTTCAGTCGAATCTGTTTTCGAGACGATGATTCCTTCCGCAGTGCGGCAGGAGATGTCCCCTAAGATGCATCGGCTCTTGAGTGTTCGTCAGGTCTTGAATGACGAGGAGTTACAGGCATTGGATAAACGTGCACCGAAGCAGGCTGAGGTATATCGCTTTGTTCAGCAGCAACCTTTGCCCGTTGCACGTGGTTTGATCATGGGCAGGCTCAAGGTAAGTGCCGCCAGTATCGACTCACTGACAAAAAAGAACATCCTGACGGAGCGTGCAGAACGCGAAGAGCGTGTGGTTTATAGTGATGTTCTGAGTAATGCCGAAAAAGTATCTGAGGTCGCAGTAGAGTTAACCGAGGAGCAAGCTGCTGCAGAAGAAGATATCGCAGCAAGTATTGCCGCAGGTGAATTCCGAGTGCACTTGCTGCATGGTGTGACTGGATCCGGGAAGACAGAAGTCTATCTGCATGCCATGCGTCGTGTGCTGGATTCCGGTGGGTCTATTGTTTATCTGGTACCCGAAGTTGCTTTGACGCCGCAGACCGTCAGCCGTCTGAGAGGACGGTTTGAGCAGGCGGGAGATAAAATCGTGGTATGGCACAGTCATCTATCCAATGGTGAACGTCTCGATGCATGGATGACATTAGCACGAGGTGAGGCGAGGGTGGTTGTTGGTGCACGCTCCGCTATATTTGCGCCCATTCAGAATTTGCGCCTCGTTGTTGTCGATGAAGAGCATGAGCCAGCCTACAAGCAGGCTGAGACACCGCGTTACCATGGCCGGGATGTTGCCGTTTATCGAGCCATGTTGTCAAAGGCAGTTTGTGTGCTCGGTTCCGCCACACCGTCACTTGAGTCACTTTACAATATTCAGACGAAGAACTATCGGGTGAATCGCCTGACAAAGCGTATTGATGATCGTCAGCTACCGATCGTCCATCTTGTTGATATGCGCCGGGAAAGATTGAATCCGGATGGTTCCGCTAACATCTCTGCGATGCTTGCCGAGAAGCTACAGGATCGTCAGGACAAAGCTGAACAGTCGATACTTTTCCTCAATCGCCGTGGTTACTCATCGAGCATGAATTGCCCGGATTGTGGTTTCGTTGCAATGTGCGAGCATTGTGATGTCATGCTCACTTATCACCGTCCGGAACAGCAGTTGAAGTGTCATATCTGCGGGTTTCACCAGCCAGCACCTTCAGGTTGTCCACAATGTAAATCTTCAAAAGTACGCTGGCGAGGGTATGGGACTCAACGTATAGAAGAGGTGATCGGCAAAATTGTTCCTGGAGCGAAGATTGTGCGTCTGGATACTGATACGATGTCAAAAAAGAATCTCTTTCGGAAGATTCTTGGTGATTTCCGAACGGGTAAAATCGATATTCTGATCGGAACGCAAATGATAGCCAAAGGGCTCGACTTTCCGAACGTTACCCTGGTTGGTTTGGTTGATGCCGATGTTTCTTTGCATATACCGGATTTTAGGGCGGCTGAACGAACGTTCCAGCTTCTTGTTCAGGTATCAGGGCGTGCTGGGCGTGGTGATAAGGCAGGGGAGGTTGTCGTTCAGACATTAATGCCACATAGCCCACCGATCCAATATGCACGTCAGGCTGATTTTGATGGATTTCTTGATGCTGAGTTGGAGCAAAGGCGTGAGTTCAATTATCCGCCGTACCGTCACTTAGTTAGACATTTATTCCGCGGTCGAAATCCCGAAAAGGTTCAATTTTATGCTGAGCAGTGGGCAAAAAAACTGGAGAAAGAATTGACTGAGCCGATCGAAATTCGTGGTCCGGTTGCTGCTCCGCTGGAAAAGATGAAGGACCAGTATCGGTTCCATCTTTGGTATTTTGTTGGCAACGTTTCACGAACATTACCATACATTACTGCGATACGAGATGCCTTTAAATTGGACGATGATGTCATTGACGTCCTTGATGTTGATCCAGTAGACATGGTATAG